One window of the Klebsiella sp. WP3-W18-ESBL-02 genome contains the following:
- a CDS encoding NarK family nitrate/nitrite MFS transporter, producing MSHSTAPERATGAVITDWRPEDPAFWQERGHRVASRNLWISVPCLLLAFCVWMLFSAVAVNLPKVGFQFTTDQLFMLTALPSVSGALLRVPYSFMVPMFGGRRWTAFSTGILIIPCVWLGFAVQDTSTPFSTFIIISLLCGFAGANFASSMANISFFFPKQKQGGALGLNGGLGNMGVSVMQLVAPLAISLSIFAAFGSHGVQQPDGSELFLANAAWIWVPFLAIFTVAAWFGMNELATSKASLKEQLPVLKRGHLWIMSLLYLATFGSFIGFSAGFAMLSKTQFPEIQILHYAFFGPFIGALARSAGGAISDRLGGTRVTLINFIMMAVFSALLFMTLPSNGEGGNFIAFYGVFLALFLTAGLGSGSTFQMISVIFRKLTMDRVKAEGGSEEKAMREAATDTAAALGFISAIGAIGGFFIPKAFGTSLELTGSPAGAMKVFLVFYIVCVIVIWAVYGRKAK from the coding sequence ATGAGTCACTCCACTGCCCCCGAAAGGGCAACCGGCGCTGTCATTACCGACTGGCGTCCGGAAGATCCGGCGTTCTGGCAAGAGCGCGGCCATCGCGTCGCAAGCCGGAACCTGTGGATTTCAGTACCGTGCTTGCTGCTGGCGTTCTGCGTTTGGATGCTGTTCAGCGCCGTCGCGGTGAATTTACCGAAAGTGGGCTTCCAGTTTACCACTGACCAGTTGTTCATGCTGACGGCGCTGCCGTCGGTGTCCGGGGCGCTGCTGCGTGTTCCTTACTCCTTTATGGTGCCGATGTTCGGCGGCCGCCGCTGGACGGCATTCAGTACCGGAATCTTGATCATTCCTTGCGTATGGCTGGGCTTTGCGGTTCAGGATACGTCTACGCCATTTAGCACCTTTATTATTATCTCACTGCTGTGTGGTTTTGCGGGCGCTAACTTCGCTTCCAGCATGGCGAACATCAGCTTCTTCTTCCCGAAACAAAAGCAGGGCGGGGCGCTGGGCCTGAACGGCGGTTTGGGGAATATGGGCGTGAGCGTGATGCAGCTGGTGGCTCCACTGGCGATCTCGCTGTCCATCTTTGCCGCTTTCGGTAGTCATGGCGTACAGCAGCCGGACGGCTCCGAGCTGTTCCTGGCAAACGCCGCGTGGATTTGGGTGCCGTTCCTGGCCATCTTCACCGTCGCGGCCTGGTTCGGGATGAACGAACTGGCGACGTCTAAGGCATCGCTGAAAGAGCAGCTGCCGGTGCTGAAACGCGGCCACCTGTGGATCATGAGCCTGCTGTATCTGGCGACCTTCGGTTCGTTTATCGGGTTCTCGGCGGGCTTTGCGATGCTGTCAAAAACCCAGTTCCCGGAAATTCAGATCCTGCATTACGCCTTCTTCGGCCCGTTTATTGGCGCACTGGCGCGTTCAGCGGGCGGGGCGATCTCTGACCGCCTGGGCGGCACGCGCGTGACGTTGATCAACTTCATTATGATGGCGGTATTCAGCGCGCTGTTGTTCATGACGCTGCCGAGCAACGGTGAAGGCGGTAACTTTATCGCGTTCTACGGCGTGTTCCTGGCGCTGTTCCTGACGGCCGGTCTGGGCAGTGGTTCTACCTTCCAGATGATTTCGGTTATTTTCCGTAAGCTGACGATGGATCGCGTGAAAGCCGAAGGCGGTTCTGAAGAGAAAGCGATGCGTGAAGCGGCGACCGATACGGCGGCAGCGTTGGGCTTTATTTCCGCCATTGGTGCGATCGGCGGGTTCTTTATTCCGAAAGCCTTCGGGACCTCGCTGGAATTAACCGGCTCACCGGCTGGCGCGATGAAAGTATTCCTCGTGTTCTATATTGTCTGCGTGATCGTCATCTGGGCAGTATACGGTCGTAAAGCAAAATAA
- a CDS encoding nitrate reductase subunit alpha produces the protein MSKFLDRFRYFKQKGETFADGHGQILNTNRDWEDGYRQRWQHDKVVRSTHGVNCTGSCSWKIYVKNGLVTWETQQTDYPRTRPDLPNHEPRGCPRGASYSWYLYSANRLKYPLMRKRLMKMWRDAKKLHSDPVDAWASIIEDADKAKSFKQARGRGGFVRSSWQEVNELIAASNVYTVKTYGPDRVAGFSPIPAMSMVSYASGARYLSLIGGTCLSFYDWYCDLPPASPQTWGEQTDVPESADWYNSSYILAWGSNVPQTRTPDAHFFTEVRYKGTKTVAITPDYAEIAKLCDLWLAPKQGTDAAMALAMGHVMLREFHLDKPSQYFTDYVRRYTDMPMLVMLEERDGFYAAGRMLRAADLVDGLGQEEHPEWKTVAFDEKGEMIAPNGSIGYRWGDKGKWNLEQRDGKTGEEVELRLSLLGSHDDVAQVGFPYFGGDGTEHFASVELENILLHKLPVKRLQLADGSTALVTTVYDLTMANYGLERGLNDENCATSYEDIKAYTPAWAEKITGVSSAQIVRIAREFADNADKTHGRSMIIVGAGLNHWYHLDMNYRGLINMLVFCGCVGQSGGGWAHYVGQEKLRPQTGWQPLAFALDWQRPARHMNSTSYFYNHSSQWRYESVTAQELLSPLADKSRYTGHLLDFNVRAERMGWLPSAPQLGTNPLRIADEAKKAGMTPVDYTVKALKEGSIRFAAEQPENGKNHPRNLFIWRSNLLGSSGKGHEYMLKYLLGTEHGIQGLDLGKQGGVKPEEVEWQDNGLDGKLDLVVTLDFRLSSTCLYSDIVLPTATWYEKDDMNTSDMHPFIHPLSAAVDPAWESKSDWEIYKGIAKTFSEVCVGHLGKETDVVTLPIQHDSAAELAQPLDVKDWKKGECDLIPGKTAPHIIPVERDYPATYERFTSIGPLMEKIGNGGKGIAWNTQSEMDLLRKLNYTKTEGPAKGQPKLDTAIDAAEMILTLAPETNGQVAVKAWAALSEFTGRDHTHLALNKEDEKIRFRDIQAQPRKIISSPTWSGLEDEHVSYNAGYTNVHELIPWRTLSGRQSLYQDHQWMRDFGESLLVYRPPIDTRSVKEVMGKKSNGYPEKALNFLTPHQKWGIHSTYSDNLLMLTLGRGGPVVWMSEEDAKEIGIEDNDWIEVFNNNGALTARAVVSQRVPAGMTMMYHAQERIVNLPGSEITGQRGGIHNSVTRITPKPTHMIGGYAHLAYGFNYYGTVGSNRDEFVVVRKMKNINWLDGEGNDQVQESVK, from the coding sequence ATGAGTAAATTCCTGGACCGGTTTCGCTACTTTAAACAAAAGGGTGAAACATTTGCCGATGGGCACGGACAGATTCTAAATACCAACCGGGATTGGGAAGATGGATACCGCCAGCGCTGGCAGCATGACAAGGTGGTTCGTTCCACGCACGGCGTAAACTGCACCGGTTCCTGCAGCTGGAAAATCTACGTTAAAAACGGTCTGGTCACCTGGGAAACCCAGCAGACTGACTATCCGCGCACCCGCCCGGACCTGCCGAACCACGAACCTCGTGGCTGCCCGCGCGGCGCGAGCTATTCCTGGTACCTCTACAGCGCCAACCGCCTGAAATACCCGCTGATGCGTAAACGCCTGATGAAAATGTGGCGTGATGCGAAGAAACTGCACAGCGATCCGGTTGATGCCTGGGCCTCCATTATTGAAGATGCGGATAAAGCGAAAAGCTTTAAGCAGGCGCGTGGTCGCGGTGGTTTCGTTCGTTCCTCCTGGCAGGAAGTGAATGAGCTGATTGCGGCGTCTAACGTCTACACCGTAAAAACCTACGGCCCAGACCGTGTGGCAGGCTTCTCGCCAATTCCGGCGATGTCGATGGTCTCCTACGCCTCCGGCGCACGTTACCTTTCCCTGATTGGCGGTACCTGCCTGAGCTTCTACGATTGGTACTGCGACCTGCCGCCGGCTTCTCCGCAGACCTGGGGTGAGCAGACTGACGTTCCAGAATCAGCCGACTGGTATAACTCAAGCTACATCCTCGCCTGGGGTTCCAACGTTCCGCAGACGCGTACCCCTGATGCCCACTTCTTCACCGAAGTTCGCTATAAAGGCACCAAAACCGTTGCTATCACGCCGGACTACGCTGAAATCGCTAAACTTTGCGACCTGTGGTTAGCACCGAAGCAGGGTACCGATGCGGCCATGGCGCTGGCCATGGGCCACGTGATGCTGCGTGAATTCCACCTCGACAAGCCGAGCCAGTACTTCACCGATTACGTTCGCCGCTATACCGACATGCCAATGCTGGTGATGCTGGAAGAGCGTGACGGCTTCTACGCCGCGGGCCGTATGCTGCGCGCAGCGGATCTGGTTGATGGCCTGGGCCAGGAAGAGCATCCAGAATGGAAAACCGTCGCTTTTGATGAAAAAGGCGAGATGATCGCGCCAAACGGTTCCATCGGTTACCGCTGGGGCGATAAAGGTAAGTGGAACCTCGAACAGCGCGACGGCAAAACCGGCGAAGAGGTTGAGCTGCGCCTTAGCCTGCTGGGCAGCCATGACGATGTTGCACAGGTTGGCTTCCCGTACTTTGGCGGCGACGGTACCGAACACTTCGCCAGCGTAGAACTGGAAAATATTCTGCTGCACAAACTGCCGGTGAAACGCCTGCAGCTGGCAGACGGCAGCACCGCGCTGGTGACCACCGTTTATGACCTGACCATGGCCAACTACGGCCTGGAACGCGGCCTGAACGATGAAAACTGCGCAACCAGCTACGAAGATATTAAAGCGTACACCCCGGCGTGGGCTGAGAAAATCACCGGTGTATCCAGCGCGCAGATCGTCCGTATCGCGCGTGAGTTCGCCGATAACGCCGATAAGACGCATGGTCGTTCGATGATCATCGTCGGTGCCGGTCTGAACCACTGGTACCACCTCGATATGAACTATCGTGGTTTGATTAACATGCTGGTGTTCTGCGGCTGCGTCGGTCAGAGCGGCGGCGGCTGGGCACACTACGTAGGCCAGGAAAAACTGCGTCCGCAGACCGGCTGGCAGCCGCTGGCGTTTGCCCTTGACTGGCAGCGTCCGGCTCGTCATATGAACAGTACGTCCTACTTCTATAACCACTCGAGCCAATGGCGCTATGAGTCGGTTACTGCACAGGAACTGCTGTCACCGCTGGCGGACAAATCTCGCTATACCGGTCACCTGCTGGACTTCAACGTGCGTGCTGAACGCATGGGCTGGCTGCCGTCTGCTCCGCAGTTAGGTACTAACCCACTGCGCATTGCCGATGAAGCGAAGAAAGCGGGTATGACCCCGGTGGACTACACCGTTAAAGCGCTGAAAGAAGGTTCTATCCGTTTTGCGGCTGAACAGCCGGAAAACGGTAAAAACCACCCGCGTAACCTGTTCATCTGGCGTTCTAACCTGCTGGGCTCTTCCGGTAAAGGTCACGAATACATGCTGAAGTACCTGCTGGGTACCGAGCACGGCATTCAGGGGCTGGATCTCGGCAAGCAGGGCGGCGTGAAGCCGGAAGAAGTGGAATGGCAGGATAACGGCCTCGACGGCAAGCTGGATCTGGTGGTGACGCTGGACTTCCGTCTGTCGAGCACCTGTCTATACTCCGACATCGTGCTGCCTACCGCGACCTGGTATGAAAAAGACGATATGAATACTTCGGATATGCATCCGTTTATTCATCCGCTGTCTGCCGCCGTTGACCCGGCCTGGGAATCAAAAAGCGACTGGGAAATCTACAAAGGCATCGCGAAGACATTCTCCGAAGTCTGCGTGGGGCACCTTGGTAAAGAAACCGACGTTGTCACGCTGCCAATTCAGCACGACTCCGCTGCCGAACTGGCACAGCCGTTAGACGTGAAGGACTGGAAAAAAGGCGAATGCGACCTGATTCCGGGCAAAACCGCACCGCACATTATTCCGGTTGAGCGTGATTATCCGGCAACCTATGAACGCTTTACCTCTATCGGCCCATTGATGGAAAAAATCGGTAACGGCGGTAAAGGGATTGCCTGGAACACCCAGAGTGAAATGGATCTGCTGCGTAAGCTCAACTACACCAAGACGGAAGGCCCGGCGAAAGGCCAGCCTAAGCTGGACACAGCAATCGACGCCGCAGAGATGATTCTGACTCTCGCCCCGGAAACCAACGGTCAGGTGGCAGTAAAAGCTTGGGCGGCGCTGAGTGAGTTTACCGGTCGTGACCACACGCATCTGGCGCTCAACAAAGAAGACGAAAAAATTCGCTTCCGTGATATTCAGGCGCAGCCGCGCAAGATTATCTCCAGCCCAACCTGGTCCGGTCTGGAAGACGAACACGTCTCTTACAACGCTGGTTATACCAACGTTCACGAGCTGATTCCATGGCGTACGCTGTCTGGTCGTCAGTCGCTGTATCAGGATCACCAGTGGATGCGCGACTTCGGGGAAAGCCTGCTGGTTTACCGTCCGCCTATCGACACCCGCTCGGTAAAAGAGGTGATGGGTAAGAAATCCAACGGTTACCCAGAGAAGGCGCTGAACTTCCTGACGCCGCACCAGAAATGGGGCATTCACTCTACCTACAGCGACAACCTGCTGATGCTGACTTTAGGTCGCGGCGGCCCGGTGGTGTGGATGAGTGAAGAAGATGCCAAAGAGATCGGTATTGAAGACAACGACTGGATTGAAGTCTTTAACAACAACGGTGCACTGACCGCGCGTGCGGTAGTCAGCCAGCGTGTACCGGCCGGCATGACCATGATGTACCACGCGCAGGAACGTATCGTGAACCTGCCGGGTTCAGAAATTACCGGTCAACGCGGCGGTATCCATAACTCGGTGACCCGCATTACGCCAAAACCGACCCATATGATCGGTGGCTATGCGCACCTGGCCTACGGCTTTAACTACTACGGCACCGTAGGTTCAAACCGTGATGAGTTCGTGGTGGTACGTAAGATGAAGAACATTAACTGGCTGGACGGCGAAGGCAATGACCAGGTACAGGAGAGCGTAAAATGA
- the narX gene encoding nitrate/nitrite two-component system sensor histidine kinase NarX, whose protein sequence is MFKRFFTPLTLVNQLALIVLLSTLIGVASMMISARLVNGVQGSAHAINQAGSLRMQSYRLLAAIPVKPSDQTLFDEMQRTVFSPELQLAAERDGQVPQLKSLQQYWLGHLAPDIRNARSQDEVLNDVTGFVSRINQLVTVFDHTTEERITHVVWMHRLMAFFMALLFIFTVFWLRTRLLHPWRQLLRMAEAISHRDFTYRAQISGRNEMATLGMALNNMSAELAESYASLERRVQEKTAGLEQKNAILSFLWQANRRLHASAPLCERISPVLNGLQALTPLREIEVRVYDTEDEENHQEFSCHSGRECDDRGCYLCPRDEEASAPDGVTLKWRLTDPRNQYGILLATLPHGRELSHDQQQLVDTLLEQLTSTLALDKQLERQQQLIVMEERATIARELHDSIAQSLSCMKMQISCLQMMQNENASAESRELLGQVRNELNTSWAQLRELLTTFRLKLTESGLRPALEASCQEYSNHFGFPVQLDYQLPPRHVPSHQAIHVLQIAREALSNALKHAQASEVKVTVTQQANQVKLVVADNGCGVPMHAERSNHYGLIIMRDRAQSLRGDCQVRRRESGGTEVVVTFIPEKSLSTLQGEIHD, encoded by the coding sequence ATGTTTAAACGTTTTTTTACACCACTCACGCTGGTGAATCAACTGGCCCTCATCGTCCTGCTATCAACCCTTATCGGGGTGGCAAGCATGATGATTTCTGCCCGCCTGGTCAACGGTGTCCAGGGCAGCGCACACGCCATTAACCAGGCCGGTTCGCTGCGTATGCAAAGCTATCGCCTGCTGGCGGCCATCCCGGTAAAACCGAGCGACCAGACGTTATTTGATGAAATGCAGCGCACCGTCTTCAGCCCCGAGCTGCAGCTGGCAGCCGAGCGCGACGGCCAGGTGCCGCAGCTGAAGTCGTTACAGCAATACTGGCTGGGCCATCTGGCGCCGGACATTCGTAACGCCCGCAGCCAGGATGAGGTGCTGAACGACGTGACCGGTTTCGTGAGTCGTATCAATCAGCTGGTGACCGTCTTTGACCACACCACGGAAGAACGTATTACCCACGTGGTATGGATGCACCGCCTGATGGCCTTCTTCATGGCGCTGCTGTTTATCTTTACCGTCTTCTGGCTGCGTACTCGGCTGCTGCATCCGTGGCGTCAGCTGCTGCGTATGGCTGAAGCCATCAGCCATCGTGATTTTACCTACCGCGCGCAAATCAGCGGGCGCAATGAGATGGCAACCCTCGGTATGGCGCTGAACAATATGTCCGCCGAGCTCGCCGAAAGCTACGCCTCGCTGGAGCGGCGCGTTCAGGAAAAAACCGCCGGGCTGGAGCAGAAAAACGCCATCCTCTCCTTCCTGTGGCAGGCCAACCGCCGCCTGCACGCCAGCGCGCCGCTATGTGAACGCATTTCGCCAGTGTTGAACGGCCTTCAGGCGCTCACCCCGCTGCGGGAAATTGAAGTGCGGGTTTACGACACCGAAGATGAGGAAAACCATCAGGAATTCAGCTGTCATTCCGGCCGTGAATGCGACGACCGGGGCTGTTATTTGTGCCCGCGCGATGAAGAAGCCTCCGCGCCGGACGGCGTCACGCTGAAATGGCGGCTCACCGACCCTCGCAACCAGTACGGGATCCTGCTCGCCACGTTGCCACACGGGCGTGAACTGAGCCACGATCAGCAGCAGTTAGTCGACACGCTGCTCGAACAGCTAACGTCGACGCTGGCATTGGATAAACAGCTCGAACGCCAGCAGCAGCTGATCGTGATGGAAGAGCGGGCGACCATTGCCCGTGAGCTGCATGACTCTATTGCCCAGTCGCTCTCTTGCATGAAAATGCAGATCAGCTGTCTGCAAATGATGCAAAACGAAAACGCCTCGGCAGAGAGCCGCGAGCTGCTCGGCCAGGTGCGTAACGAGCTGAACACCTCCTGGGCGCAGCTGCGCGAGCTGTTAACCACCTTCCGTCTGAAGCTGACCGAATCGGGCCTGCGTCCGGCGCTGGAAGCCAGCTGTCAGGAATACAGTAATCACTTCGGCTTCCCGGTCCAGCTGGATTACCAGCTGCCGCCGCGCCACGTGCCGTCACACCAGGCGATCCACGTCCTGCAAATTGCCCGCGAGGCGCTCAGCAACGCGCTAAAACACGCGCAGGCCAGCGAAGTGAAGGTAACGGTCACCCAGCAGGCCAATCAGGTCAAACTGGTGGTGGCGGATAACGGCTGCGGCGTGCCGATGCACGCCGAGCGCAGCAACCACTACGGTCTTATTATTATGCGTGATCGCGCACAAAGCCTGCGCGGCGATTGCCAGGTTCGCCGTCGTGAAAGCGGCGGCACTGAAGTCGTGGTCACGTTTATCCCCGAAAAATCGCTTTCAACCCTCCAAGGAGAAATCCATGACTAA